TACATGCTGAAACAACTTTTATGAGAACTTGATTAACGTTTCATGTgtgcaaacattaaaaaagcaaacaaaacgTTTTCAAACGCACCGTCAAACACGTTTAGATAacttttaatttactttttgtgtgttttctaaATGAAAACCAACTGGAATCGTCCATAACGCGTTTGGGCATGACATTTGTCTCACGAATGTCTCCGTAGTACGTGCGATGCGCTGGACAATGGACCAATCATAGCGCACCGTAACACACTGGGGCTGCGCTTTAGCCAATCATGTGAGGTTTTACTACCGTATGCGGTTTCGTCTGGCCGCATGAGTCCTCCTCCACACCGAATGAGAGAGCTCAGAAATGCTTCCAGCTTCAcaatttttctgttattttgtttatttagtcatttaggTTTATGTTAATAGCTTAAAGTAGCactttattattgttttgtccAGCATGTTGTTTGTTTGACGAGTCGTAGCTGGTTAATGCAGGAGTCTGAGAGGGACACTGAAGCTGGTAACTGATAAACCTGAGCACTTTACTACAGTTTTACTATAATAAACCTAGTATGTGACTCTACAAGACCATTGTATGTAACTTAGGCATTTTTTTCCGCCTTTGGCTGGAAAATAACTGGATTATTTACTCTGACCAGTAGTATTTTCAGATTGTCAGTTACATTCAACGGTTTTTTAGTTTGCACTACTgacattaatgacattttacagCTTGCACGAACTGTATTATATATCGGAAAAGGCTACTTTGctgaacacagtgaataattgatatatatatatatatatatatatatgtgtgtgtgtgtgtgtgtgtcctgtcaaaagtttggacacacctacagattttttattttcttcactAATAGtccataaatattaataatgttttatcgATTTTTCAAAAGCATCTCATTGACATGGACTTCCCGCCAAGCAAGAGACTGAAAGGTCATCAGGTGTCAGCTGGACCCGACCCATTTGACGATGACATCGATTTCACCCAGGATGACCTGGACCAGATCGACATCATCGCATCCCAGGCCATCACAGGGGACGTCCAAAACAGTGGGTCAAAGAGAACATTTGGTTCTGTGTTCGCTTGCACTGATGAGCAAAGCAAAGCACCTGTGAGATCCGGCCGAAAAACATTTGCCATCGGAGACGGCTGCAGCAGTAGCACATATAACAGTAAAGAACCTCAAAGAAAAGATGTGTTTGGTTAGTATAAGATGTTTTGGACACATTCCACAAGTCTTTTGTTTCCCAAACAGTCCCTCAGTCTGCTTTTGAGACAAGCATTTTGTTTTATCCCCCACAGTTCTTTGCATAGCTCATTTTTGCATTATTTGGACTCTGGATAGGTTAAACTAGAAATGGATGTTTTTatatgttattttgtatttcacaGAGCAGATTTAtagtaataacaacaacaacagctaattagaatttattattattaattatttcatatttaatttaattccaaCAATATAATACtataacataataatatttagtttattaaaTTTCATGTGTATTATTAAATCTAATTatcatgaataataataattattattgaaatatattatgtCTTAACAGTTTTTTGCATAGTTAATTTTTGCCTTGTATAAAATGCAATAtaacataatgatttaatttgttattaaattaaataagaattgttgacatttattattatgaataataataattattattattatattattgaagtattttaaaagtattttttgttattatcatTCTTTTGCATAGTTAATTCTTGCCTTGTATAAAAATccaatataacataacataatgagattttttggttattaaattaaataagtattattagattttttttaattacatttattattgttatattattattattattattattattgaaatattttaagtCTTATTCCTATAGTATTTTGCATAGTTAATTTTTGCATTATAAAAATCCAGTATAACACaataattcaatttttttattaaattgaataaatattaatatactaATTCTTATTCAGttaaatttattgttattatattattatttttgtgattgattttgtgaatttttattatatatatatatatatatatatatatatatatataagagaaaaaagaaatatagaaagagaaagaccatgctatttttatacatatatataatttttttagaaatgtaaCCAGTTTGTGTCTCCCACAGCAGATGGTCATTCCAGTAAAGATGGAGACGATCTGTACTACAAGCAATTGGAGGAACAGCAAGCAGACCTGAAGAAAAAGGTGTGTTCTTCTGCACAACATGCGGTTCATTTGTTTGGTTCATTGTAGTTTATAGAAAATCATTTGATTTGCTTTTAAAGAGACCCCTTTTTCCTAAAATTCCACTTTTTAGACAAGGTTTCTTACACCAAAACAGTCATCATTTAGTTTTTCATGATTTAGGATTTAAAAACCAGTTCTCATATGTCTGCATTCCTGTTCACACTCAGCTGAAGGAGGTAGAGGAGGAGATCCTGATGAAGAACGGAGAGATCCGAGTCTTGCGGGACTCCCTGAAACTGGCCAATCAGGAGAAGGAACAGCAGCGGCAGACTCAGCTCGCCCTGGAGAAAGAGAAAGCTCATGCTCAGAGCGAACGGGAGAAGGAGCTGTCCAGGAAGGTACGGCACACGAGTTTGACTGACATCCTCACAGAGCTGGATGTAATTGGGCCGATGAAATGGTTCATGTGAACTCCTCGAAATGCTTGATTTACCGCAGGTGCAGTCGCTGCAGTCAGAGTTGCACTTTAAAGAAGCCGAGATGAATGAAATGAGAGGGAAACTTCAGAGCGCAGAGCGTGGAGGAAAGCAGCCCGGCACACCTGCACGAAACATGTAAATGCAACATTGATTTTTGTGTGTCTTCCAGAGAAATTGGTTTtgagtagggatgcaccgataccgataccgcTTTTTCCAAAACAAGTCCGATACCGATACCTTCATTTTTAGTACTTGCTGATACCGAGTACTGATACCTGTATTTTCATagcctttttaattttttaaaatattgggCAGAGAAACCAAAAGAATATGAATCAAATTAGTTGGCTTAGCAAATAGATATTTCCTTCAGTTATTTTCATGCCTAATTAttccttttaaaatgtattgcaaGAGCTACTGTTGCTTTCACTGTTTATATTATTGCTCTAtcatattttatctttaatttaataacaaaGTGAATATTTAGAGCTGCTCAATGAttagttgtttgtttttagatgtttgtttttttctactaGCCCAGCtgggccagtggttcaaatttttagataccagtgaaacaTCACAATTTTCAGTTACAGAAATTGAAtgaagtaatcaaatgtaaaataacactgcatagtcttcactgcataaaacAAATctagattaatcattattaaagttacaaaagtcaTTCAGTCTTTCTCAAtcatttatgttcacttaaaggtgcagtgtgtcaATTTttggaggatctattgacagaaatgcaatataatatacataactatgttttcagggGTGTAttaagaccttacataatgaagcgttatgttttattaccttataaTGAGCCacttctatctacatacaccgcaggtccccttacatgttaagtcgccattttgcgccggcatgtttctacagcagccctaaacagACACTCTACAGAGCGTGTTTCATCACTATGCTGTTCTTGTTCTTCTTCGctggtgtttttagaggcagcgtgcatcgtcactacgttgaatacacACAGAAAAAGAAGTAGTTGTAGTAgtcatctggtttattagaagcagagactgttctttgttagaagtaagaagaaaacctcattgcttgactggctactctggCTACTCTGTAGTATCTATGTGCtgcgaaagggaggggtgagtgGTGGAGTGAGCCGTTGGTTTCAGTTTGCAACCTCAACGCTAGATGCCACTAAAATTtgcacactgcacctttaatacatAACAGACTATGTTTCACAAGGATACTTGCCTatacgggcattttgacatcatCTTGTGCAAATTTGTttattcaagcgcaagaagacatgaaagagaattCGATTTAATAGGCTATTCATGAGCTGTCGGAAAGGCAGCTTTCTGGGCGCTCGCTTCGGatgtttacacacaaaaaattcATGTGATTACCGTACCGCCTTCCTGTAACAGTGTAGGGAAACACTTGTTATACATACACCATGTAACAGTTCATGTTTGCACatatgatttagttttagttcaaTTTGCTATTGCCATATCCGACTGAATTACAAACTTTCCAGCAATGTCTGTGAAAAATGGATGCGATTGACAAGCTCGTGTGCCAAGTGTTTATCTTGTCTGCTTGTGCACAGCAGCTATagcatgaatatttaattagtttattattttgttaagtagatacatttacttcataGACACCCTTCTCTGAAATCTCCATTGTGCTGTATGTTTGCTCTGTTGTCTGTGTTTCTTTGTCACAAGCACTGTACTGTACGCACTGTGTGGTATCGGCTGTTGGTATCTGAGCATTTTAATGAGTACGAGTACACAAGCACAGTATTgggcccgataccgatactggtatctGTGCATCCCTAGTAATGAGAGACAATTGTTCTGTTTTCTGCACTGTTACAGCACTtacatttacagcatttttttgcaagCATGTCTCTTTGCATGCACTCCACTCCAGTGTATCATGTTATTCTggatttgtttattaaattaaattggtagcacttcacaataaggttgtGACTATTGTTactattataattaatatgaattataaataataacatttgttatttattaaaagGTTAGAATgttacctgaaaactactgttgaCAAATATGAGttgatttgtgttttgttatttgTCATGTTAACACAGTATTCACTCTCCTGCGAGTCGAGCGTTCATGACTAAGAAAACTTCTCAGCCGAACTCTGCAAAAAAACATCTCCTATCAAAAAAGGCCATTTATTTGAGGGTatggattatttccttttgtttttatgcTCATTTCCTGTCCTGAGATCTTTCCTTTGTTGCTCTATCctcaatatttacatttttacaactCTTATCAGATGGGAAACCAGCGCAGTCCAAACGTCTCCTAACAGAAGAGCCACAATCAGACCGAACCCTCAGATCTGACCATCAACAGGAAGGTAACGGCTGATCAAATCTCTTGCATTTATCTTCAGTCTGTTCTCTCAGTGTGTTGctgtgagtttgtgtttgtACTGTAGGCTGTGTGTTATTGAACCTGCTGCTGCAACAGCCCTTGGATCCAAGCACTTTGGGCCTGTGTCACCTGCTGTCCATCAGTCCTGCCGCTCTACCAAACATCCTGTCACAGCACGGCTACGTCAGCCCGTAAGTATCAACAAGCCCTGCCCACTGGGAGGGGCATCCCATTGTGTCCTAAATGTCTGAAACATGAGAAATATACTGTAAACATTGGTTTTCGCTACATACAACTGTTTGTTTTAAGAAATCATGGCATTAATCATAAAGAATGGAAATTTCCATTGCAACATTTGTAAATATTGGTATTTTCCAATGGAGTGTTTGTACAATGTCAACATTGGAATTGCTGATCAAATATACTTTAAGTCCCATGATAAGAGATATTTTTGGTTCATAAACCACACTATACACCTCACATTcattccagaaaaaaaaaattaaacatttttaaaacttctaaaatattatttgttgtattttgttgttgtatttgtattattgttgttgataatagtattcatttttacatattgacatgcttttttattttaaaacattattattaaaacagtattatttgttgtatattattatttttattattatttattatgaaataaaatattatagattaatgtattaataattatatattgaaTAAGGAATATTGTGTAATGTTCCTTCTTAtcattaataatgataatttttactttgcacttttaaaacatgtaattattaaaattgtattttattattaaattaaatataataaattataataagtATCATTgctagtagtagtagtattcagttttgcatcatgacattttaaaaacaattattataatgtattttattcattattaaactAAACATTATGGAATATTgtattaataacaacaataacaattaTTGTTGTTGCTAGTAGTAGTATTCCTTTTTACATTGTGACATttgcctttttattttaaaacattaaaatattatttgttgtaatttattattaaatttaatattatggattaatgtattaatactaatatatagaataaagaatattgtgttaatatttcttctcattattattattattattattataaattgataatttttacatcatgacatttgctgttttcatttttaaaacaattgttaaaatattatttgttgtatttttattatttaatattacagaataatgtattattaataataatgaattattcattttttaaagtagaaaaaaacaaaaatggaaaatatgggGAAAACCTgaattttaaaattgattttgagGAGTGGAAAACTTGTGGAAATTTGATAGTTATTTGtggaaatattatatatgtatgatCAAATAACTATTAGCATTATGCCTATTAGTATTAGTATGTTTACTTTTATTGCATCTTTAAATATCCGTGTGAAAAGTTTGGACTGTTGTGAATAGTTTTTCTCCTTTTACTTCAGGGGATCGTTGGCAACTTCCAGCTCGTCCTCCACAGAATTCCGATGGATTCATCGTCCTCAAGCTCGATTCCACCAGCTGCAGAGTCTTGCTATGTCCGCTCTGACCGCATTAACTCTCCAGCCTCCCACGAGTGTCCCCCATAACCCAGATGCTGCTCTCCAAACCTGCCTGGCCTGCGGTGCACTTCCTCCCCCTGCTCGCCTTCCACATCAGCACATACTGTCAGTCGCTGGAGTCCGTCGAGAGCTCTGCGAAAGCCTCGCTCCACGGAAGCTCCCTATCGGGATCTTCCGACTCCAGCCTGGCCTCGAGTCTGGAGGAATCTCTCAGCAGTCAGGAGGAGTTCGCCCTGGCGGCCATGAAAGCTCTCTATCACATAGTGTGCTACAGCAGTGAGGCTTTGCAGATGGTTTTGTGCAATCAGGATGGAGAGATTTGTTCGAAGAATCTCCTCAGCGTCTCTGAGCATCTCACCGGGGAGCCGCAAACCCAGCTGCCTCTTCTCAGGAGGCTCCTACAGCTGGCCGATCCGGCGTTCATTACCGCCGCTGGCCAGAGGGAGGCACTAGTGAGCAGTAGTTTGAAGACTCTCAGCATGCTGGCCGAGAGAGCGCAGGAGAACCAGCTCTTGAGGTTTAGTATATGTGTCTACATGAGTgtcatgtgtatatatattccCACTGTATAGTCTGATTCTGGCtcttaatttacatttaaatgactgAAAGTAGGTAGAAATACTCTGGCAACATCTtgaccctgtaaagcctgacataagAAATCAGTCAGAACAAACTGCTTTTTTGAAATGGAActgtttattgaacctttagacggtctaaaaaaagtttgcatatatgagcagttgctgatatttatatggccagaAAGTAAGATGAgattctgatagcttgtaatgtaaatacatatattaatatCATCATTGACTTTTATTTACCGATTAAACTGCCATCTGATTTCTCAAATGTAGACTCCAGGTTGTCATGTCGAGTCAAGTGTTGTCCAAATGCCTGACTCTGGAGACGTCCTACAGAATAGTCCATCTGTCTGTGAGATTTCTGTCGTTTATCATCTATAATGAAGAGATCGCCACTAAACTCTGCTCACATGAATGTAAGTGTCTCTTATCATTTCATAAAGTGTATTTTTGTTGGCATGAGTTAAAACAAACCCTCCCTCTTCCCTCAGATCCATGTCCTTTTCTCAAAATATTCCAGTACGTCACTTCTAGACCGGATAAATCTGCCTCAGAGGATATGTGGAATCGTTTTGAGCTTGAGGTGATTTATCTTGCagtcttttgttttgaaatgtattatgtaaaaatGGCGTTAAAGTATCTGGTTCCTGTCAACAGGTCATCCGGTTATTAACCAAACTGTTCACACAGAAGGCCGAAACATGGACAGCATTTTGTGAATCATCATGCCAGTGTATTAATGAGGTTTGATTCAGACATAAATACTAAAACTTTTCACCTTCCATATCTGTTAGTTTGGAAGCAAAACCAACaaagaatataatttatttttttgcaaacaaCTGGACAAAATGACCACAGAAGCACAATGGAAATGATAATTGTTCTTGAGTCTTTCATAACATTAGACAAAAAATGTCTGGTACTGACCATACTACATTTTTTTATCTTCAGGTGGTACGGACGATCGTTGTGGTTTTACACAGGCAGTGGCTGAAAACAAAAGGCAGAGGAAGTCAAACACTGACAAATTGGACCGGGACGAGTCCCGGATTACAGGTACTACGAGAAGCTCTGATGTTACTGCACTGGCTGCTGTTGAAGGACTCGTCCTTTTCCGAACACTGTCTGGACGTCCTGCACATGTACGATCAGGTCATTCCCGCCATCAGAGACACGTTCCGTCTGGTCCCAGATCTGTCTGAGAGCGAAGGTGGGTTCGCATCTCTACATTCAGTTAGAATAATTGATGCCAATATCATTTTGATTAGGTAACTGACTTCTGAGTAACATCTGATGTAGAACATTTACCATGCTTAAAGAAATTTGTCTTTAAATGAGTTCATTGTGATGTATTAAATGGTATTATATTGTTGTTTCACTTCAGAACTGGCTCTGGAGGAGATCTGCAGATCTGAAACGGAGTACGTTGAAGACATGGATATGGAAACGGGGTCTTAATGATCAAATGTAAAGTCAAGttttgtaatgaaaaatgtttagtGTGTATCTCGCAGTTGTCCCCTCAGAAACATTCTGTGTTTGTCTCGTGTCCTCagattttgtcattatttttaagacTGAGCACTAATGACCCGAATTAAAGAATTAATTCTATATCACCTGAGGTATTTTAATTCTTtatgtattacagtttttataaaCCGAGGGATgagtcaaaataattttttgtgatAATAAACAACAAGCGACAAATACTATGGAGTAATATTTTGGGGTTCAGCTGTTGGGACCgtcacatgaacaaacaggaaaacGGGTCTCATCGCATCCACTTGTTGGAGAACATGTTAACAGCAGTGTGAACTGAGGTTGATATATGGACTTTTTTTAGGTAATAAGCTAACTtatctaattattttttttcaaaagcataCGGAGCCGTCTGCTCTCCAATAcagctctcgcggtactttgatgtcatacacccaTCGGTTTCACTGGGGTCAAACCAGCCGCCACCGCGAAATGCACGGTCAATCTAGCCGCCACTATATTTTGCGTTTCGCACATACACTGGCTATTATGGTAAGGCCGTCAGAGAAATGATCTGAAAACAAGTAATCTTCTGTCAAAGCGATttcacattcatttattcagtctgtctgaataaatgaaaataactaaaatacatattttacagccCAATTTCACCTGAAAATGATAGTACACCTCACAGCCTGTCACTGTATATGATATGCtgaaatccaaaataaatgtctgcctgaataataataataataaaacaggcctaaataaataaatataaatgaaaaaatatatatatttcacagcCCAATTTCACCTGAAAATGATAGTACACCTTGGACCCTGTCACTGTATGATATGCTGAATTCCAAAACCAAAAGTCTCCCCGAGTAAATGGAAAAaaggcctaaataaataaatataaataaaaatttaacagGCCAAAGTCACCTGAAAATGATAGTACACCTCCACAGTCTGACACTGTCTGCTGctaaattccaaaataaaagcccTCCAACActcatatacaggtgctggtcatataattagaatatcatcaaaaagttgatttatttcactaattccattcaaaaagtgaaacttgtatattatattcattcattacacacagactgatatatttcaaatgtttatttcttttaattttgatgattataactgacaactaaggaaaatcccaaattcagtatctcagaaaattagaatattacttaagaccaatacaaagaaaggatttttagaaatcttggtcaactgaaaagtatgaacatgaaaagtatgagcatgtacagcactcaatacttagttggggctccttttgcctgaattactgcagcaatgcggcgtggcatggagtcgatcagtctgtggcactgctcaggtgttataagagcccaggttgctctgatagtggccttcagctcttctgcattgttgggtctggcatatcgcctcttcctcttcacaataccccatagattttctatggggttaaggtcaggcgggtttgctggccaattaagaacagggataccatggtccttaaaccaggtactggtagctttggcactgtgtgcaggtgcaaagtcctgttggaaaatgaaatctgcatccccataaagttggtcagcagcaggaagcatgaagttctctaaaacttcctggtatacggctgcgttgatcttggacctcagaaaacacagtggatcaacaccagcagatgacatggcaccccaaaccatcactgactgtggaaactttacactggacctcaagcaacgtggattgtgtgcctctcctctcttcctccagactctgggaccctgatttccaaaggaaatgcaaaatttactttcatcagagaacataactttggaccactcagcagcagtccagtcctttttgtctttagcccaggcgagacgcttctgacgttgtctgttgctcaagagtggcttgacacaaggaatgcgacagctgaaacccatgtcttgcatacgtctgtgcgtagtggttcttgaagcactgactccagctgcagtccactctttgtgaatctcccccacatttttgaatgggttttgattcacaatcctctccagggtgcggttatccctattgcttgtacactttttttctaccacatcttttccttcccttcgcctctctattaatgtgcttggacacagctctgtgaacagccagcctcttttgcaatgaccttttgtgtcttgccctccttgtgcaaggtgtcaatggtcgtcttttggacaactgtcaagtcagcagtcttccccatgattgtgtagcctacagaactagactgagagaccatttaaaggcctttgcaggtgttttgagttaattagctgattagagtgtggcaccaggtgtcttcaatattgaaccttttcacaatattctaattttc
The DNA window shown above is from Ctenopharyngodon idella isolate HZGC_01 chromosome 10, HZGC01, whole genome shotgun sequence and carries:
- the atrip gene encoding LOW QUALITY PROTEIN: ATR-interacting protein (The sequence of the model RefSeq protein was modified relative to this genomic sequence to represent the inferred CDS: inserted 1 base in 1 codon; deleted 1 base in 1 codon), with amino-acid sequence MDFPPSKRLKGHQVSAGPDPFDDDIDFTQDDLDQIDIIASQAITGDVQNSGSKRTFGSVFACTDEQSKAPVRSGRKTFAIGDGCSSSTYNSKEPQRKDVFADGHSSKDGDDLYYKQLEEQQADLKKKLKEVEEEILMKNGEIRVLRDSLKLANQEKEQQRQTQLALEKEKAHAQSEREKELSRKVQSLQSELHFKEAEMNEMRGKLQSAERGGKQPGTPARNIIHSPASRAFMTXENFSAELCKKTSPIKKGHLFEDGKPAQSKRLLTEEPQSDRTLRSDHQQEGCVLLNLLLQQPLDPSTLGLCHLLSISPAALPNILSQHGYVSPGSLATSSSSSTEFRWIHRPQARFHQLQSLAMSALTALTLQPPTSVPHNPDAALQTCLAAVHFLPLLAFHISTYCQSLESVESSAKASLHGSSLSGSSDSSLASSLEESLSSQEEFALAAMKALYHIVCYSSEALQMVLCNQDGEICSKNLLSVSEHLTGEPQTQLPLLRRLLQLADPAFITAAGQREALVSSSLKTLSMLAERAQENQLLRLQVVMSSQVLSKCLTLETSYRIVHLSVRFLSFIIYNEEIATKLCSHEYPCPFLKIFQYVTSRPDKSASEDMWNRFELEVIRLLTKLFTQKAETWTAFCESSCQCINEVVRTIVVVLHRQWLKTKGRGSQTLTNWTGTSPGLQVLREALMLLHWLLLKDSSFSEHCLDVLHMYDQVIPAIRDTFRLVPDLSESEELALEEICRSETEYVEDMDMETGS